From Vreelandella neptunia, the proteins below share one genomic window:
- a CDS encoding MFS transporter: MFTRYPLVTIVIAQLFGTSLWFSVNGVGLALQEAVGLSESDLGLLTIAVQAGFISGTLMIATTGLADRIRASHLFAISAVLGALINAAFIGVAESVSLAAVARFATGLCLAGIYPLGMKLVVSWTPSHAGAALGWLVGMLTLGIASPHLLRGLTLHLPWQWPLLLASLLALVAALMIFRLGVGPHLPATAKSGRPWAGLAAFRQPRFRAAALGYFGHCWELYALWALVPFLVARELERLGASNSAQPWLSFAVIALGLPGCVLAGKWSRHIGSARVACVALTTSGALCLIYPLLGSTSPWLLLALLGLWGVSVIADSAQFSALASATAPPERLGAALAMMNAIGFGLTIPSIALVTALWSSQSLAVIWWLLPGPILGLIAMRGFSAHTVSVDNRA; encoded by the coding sequence GTGTTCACGCGCTACCCGCTTGTTACGATTGTCATCGCCCAGCTGTTCGGCACCTCGCTGTGGTTTAGCGTTAATGGCGTTGGCTTGGCGCTTCAGGAGGCCGTCGGCCTCAGCGAAAGCGATTTGGGCCTGCTCACCATCGCCGTTCAGGCTGGGTTTATTAGCGGCACGCTGATGATCGCCACCACCGGCCTGGCTGACCGCATTCGCGCCAGCCACCTGTTTGCGATTTCTGCCGTTCTCGGCGCACTGATCAACGCCGCCTTTATCGGCGTCGCTGAGAGCGTGTCGCTCGCCGCTGTTGCACGCTTTGCAACCGGGCTCTGCCTGGCGGGTATCTACCCACTGGGTATGAAACTGGTAGTGAGTTGGACACCCAGCCACGCCGGCGCCGCGCTGGGTTGGCTGGTGGGCATGCTCACCCTGGGCATTGCCTCCCCGCATCTGCTGCGCGGCTTAACGCTGCATTTACCCTGGCAGTGGCCGCTGCTGCTGGCTTCACTGCTGGCATTGGTCGCCGCGCTAATGATTTTTCGTTTGGGCGTTGGGCCGCACTTGCCTGCCACCGCCAAAAGCGGACGGCCTTGGGCGGGGTTAGCAGCGTTCAGGCAGCCCCGCTTTCGTGCCGCTGCGCTGGGTTATTTCGGCCACTGCTGGGAACTGTATGCGCTGTGGGCGCTGGTGCCGTTTCTGGTCGCCCGGGAACTGGAGCGCTTGGGCGCTTCAAACAGCGCCCAGCCGTGGCTAAGCTTTGCGGTGATTGCGTTGGGCCTACCGGGCTGCGTGCTTGCAGGGAAATGGAGCCGTCACATCGGCAGTGCCCGAGTGGCCTGCGTGGCACTGACAACCTCTGGTGCGCTGTGCTTGATTTATCCGCTACTCGGCAGCACCTCGCCCTGGCTGCTGTTAGCGCTTCTCGGCTTATGGGGCGTTAGCGTGATTGCCGACTCCGCGCAGTTCTCTGCACTGGCCAGCGCCACGGCGCCACCCGAGCGGCTAGGAGCGGCGCTAGCGATGATGAACGCTATTGGCTTTGGGCTGACCATTCCTTCCATCGCGCTGGTCACCGCGCTGTGGTCGAGCCAGTCGCTGGCAGTGATCTGGTGGCTATTGCCGGGCCCCATCCTCGGGCTAATCGCCATGCGCGGGTTTTCTGCCCATACGGTCAGTGTCGATAATCGAGCATGA